One window of Thermococcus sp. genomic DNA carries:
- a CDS encoding 2-oxoacid:ferredoxin oxidoreductase subunit beta yields MAKKIYSTYPMVKYLRKEALPTALCPGCGGGTVLNAFANAVDQLRIDPKDLVVVSGIGCSAWIASPYFLADTLHTTHGRAIAFATGVKVGLPDKKVVVISGDGDLASIGGNHLLHAARRNIDITVILVNNFIYGMTGGQVAPTTPFGAKTTTSPYRNIEHPLQISETVAAAGASYVARWTTAHVYQLIESIKKALQVRGFSLVEVISQCPVQYGRRNRMKEPAEMLRWFLKNSIPVSKAKNMSPEELEGKFVIGEIANRTRPEFTTELNKLIDEVQEHFGLKGE; encoded by the coding sequence GAAGATATACTCCACGTATCCGATGGTTAAGTACCTCCGTAAGGAGGCCCTTCCCACCGCACTCTGTCCCGGCTGCGGTGGTGGAACGGTTCTCAACGCCTTTGCCAACGCCGTTGATCAGCTCAGAATAGACCCGAAGGACCTGGTTGTCGTCAGCGGGATAGGCTGTTCCGCCTGGATAGCATCGCCGTACTTTTTAGCAGACACACTCCACACGACCCACGGGAGGGCGATAGCCTTCGCCACCGGCGTCAAGGTTGGACTGCCTGATAAGAAGGTCGTCGTCATAAGCGGCGATGGCGATTTGGCCAGCATAGGCGGAAACCACCTGCTCCACGCCGCGAGGAGGAACATCGACATAACGGTCATCCTCGTGAACAACTTCATCTACGGAATGACCGGTGGTCAGGTCGCACCGACGACTCCCTTCGGGGCGAAGACCACGACCAGCCCATACAGGAACATAGAGCACCCGCTCCAGATTTCGGAGACCGTTGCCGCCGCCGGGGCGAGCTACGTTGCCAGGTGGACAACGGCGCACGTCTACCAGCTCATAGAGAGCATAAAGAAAGCCCTCCAGGTCAGGGGCTTCTCCCTCGTCGAGGTTATCTCGCAGTGTCCCGTCCAGTACGGAAGGAGGAACAGGATGAAGGAACCGGCCGAGATGCTCCGCTGGTTCTTGAAGAACTCGATACCCGTCAGCAAGGCGAAGAACATGAGCCCGGAGGAACTGGAAGGAAAGTTCGTCATAGGGGAGATAGCAAACAGAACCAGACCGGAGTTCACCACGGAGCTTAACAAGCTCATTGATGAAGTCCAGGAGCACTTCGGCCTTAAGGGGGAGTGA